The following are encoded in a window of Castanea sativa cultivar Marrone di Chiusa Pesio chromosome 5, ASM4071231v1 genomic DNA:
- the LOC142633679 gene encoding receptor-like protein kinase FERONIA — translation MKSHPMLTPILYVCCLFFLLSYLTIATCTPLYNPVENIVVNCGSPGSLKGNDDRDWIGDKGSKFAPTEEPNHKSKTSEAQSQVSVETTVPYMTARLSYWQFTYVFPVTPGPKFVRLYFYSAVYSGFESSKDFFTVKAGSFTLLRNFSVSTYPYLLDQKKVYKEFCISVDKNRELNLTFIPFTTTSMNYHAFINGIEIVSMPMDLYYKPQDVIKGEEFVPVYVGQSNPIYIDYNMALEMVYRLNVGGGAIQAKEDTGMFREWSGGGEYLLSGGYVPRNTSLKPKYTKIPNYTAPDAVYQSAISMGRDRTKNKQSNLTWGLPVDTGFNFLVRLHFCEIQPEIVASGTREFYIYIDYQLAEERADVLLWTDDNDTPYYKDYVVMIKNMGNDTHLLSIDLHSRLDADLIDAILNGVEVFKLSDSDNNLARANIAAPLLDQQLAGAAKESMSKKTTIFIAIGSVLGLLVMLTLVCCMVLCKLKKAKHYGSYHPLAKWWWWSRPDPYRREFSRRRASSLPGELCHHFRLEEIKTATNNFNEDLIIGVGGFGNVYKGLLEQGNMMVAIKRMKQESRQGALEFMTEIKMLSQLRHVHLVSLIGYCDDEGEMILVYEYMTNGTLCHHLYDTPNDPLTWKQRLQICIGAARGLHHLHTCTKHPIIHRDVKTTNILLDEKWVSKVSDFGLSKMGLDNTAVSTLVKGTWGYLDPDYARRQQLTEKSDVYSFGVVMFEVLCARKALNSKLPEEQRNLASWAKKCIDRGTISKIIDPYLTNKIVPECLKVYVELAESCICDHGIQRPKMNDVMEKLEFALELQEQAEATKDTDSEVVSFCVATANGAPWYNNFYHGQVLESNSGTELSTISTGLSYPNLTISFTSEDVSSGTKNSSS, via the exons ATGAAGAGCCACCCTATGCTCACACCTATCTTATATGTCTGCTGCTTATTCTTCCTTCTTTCCTATTTAACAATTGCTACTTGTACACCTCTTTACAATCCTGTTGAAAATATTGTCGTTAACTGTGGCTCCCCTGGCAGCTTGAAGGGGAATGATGACCGTGATTGGATCGGAGACAAAGGCTCCAAGTTCGCTCCAACAGAAGAACCTAATCACAAATCTAAAACCTCTGAAGCCCAAAGCCAAGTCTCCGTCGAAACTACTGTCCCCTACATGACTGCCCGTTTATCTTATTGGCAATTCACATACGTGTTTCCAGTCACTCCTGGCCCGAAATTCGTCCGGTTGTACTTCTACTCCGCGGTTTACTCAGGTTTTGAAAGTTCTAAGGACTTTTTCACTGTCAAAGCAGGTTCGTTCACCTTACTTAGAAACTTCAGTGTTTCCACTTATCCTTATTTATTAGACCAAAAGAAGGTTTATAAAGAGTTCTGCATCAGTGTTGATAAGAATCGAGAATTGAACTTAACCTTCATCCCTTTTACAACTACTTCTATGAATTACCATGCTTTCATCAATGGAATTGAGATAGTCTCCATGCCTATGGACCTGTACTACAAGCCACAGGATGTCATTAAAGGTGAAGAATTTGTCCCAGTTTATGTCGGCCAATCTAATCCGATCTACATAGACTACAACATGGCTCTCGAAATGGTTTATCGATTAAACGTGGGTGGAGGTGCGATACAAGCAAAGGAAGACACAGGCATGTTCAGAGAGTGGTCAGGGGGTGGAGAATATTTGTTGTCTGGAGGCTATGTGCCTCGCAATACATCTTTGAAGccaaaatacacaaaaataccaaattacACTGCACCTGATGCTGTCTATCAGTCTGCAATATCAATGGGTCGAGACAGAACCAAGAACAAGCAGTCTAATTTGACATGGGGCTTACCTGTTGATACAGGATTCAATTTTCTGGTGAGGCTCCATTTCTGCGAAATACAGCCTGAGATAGTTGCTAGTGGGACAAGGGAATTCTATATCTATATAGACTATCAGTTGGCTGAAGAAAGAGCAGATGTACTATTGTGGACTGACGACAACGATACGCCTTACTACAAGGACTACGTGgtgatgataaaaaacatgGGTAATGACACACATCTACTTTCCATTGATCTACACTCTAGATTAGATGCTGATTTGATCGATGCCATTTTAAACGGCGTGGAAGTATTCAAATTGAGTGACTCAGACAACAATCTTGCCCGAGCCAATATTGCAGCTCCATTGCTTGATCAACAACTTGCTGGGGCAGCCAAAGAGTCCATGTCAAAGAAGACAACAATATTCATTGCCATTGGAAGTGTTTTGGGCTTACTAGTCATGCTCACTCTAGTTTGTTGCATGGTTCTTTGCAAACTGAAGAAGGCCAAGCACTATGGTTCTTACCATCCACTAGCaaagtggtggtggtggtctAGGCCAGATCCCTACAGAAGAGAGTTCTCAAGGAGAAGAGCTTCATCACTGCCTGGAGAACTATGCCACCACTTCAGACTAGAGGAAATCAAAACAGCAACCAACAACTTCAATGAAGATCTAATTATTGGTGTAGGTGGCTTTGGAAATGTTTATAAGGGTCTGCTTGAGCAAG GTAATATGATGGTGGCAATCAAGCGCATGAAACAAGAGTCTCGACAAGGTGCTCTTGAGTTTATGACAGAGATCAAAATGCTTTCTCAGCTTCGTCATGTGCACCTTGTGTCTCTCATTGGATATTGTGATGATGAAGGTGAGATGATACTTGTTTATGAGTACATGACAAATGGTACCCTCTGCCACCACCTCTATGACACACCTAACGATCCCCTCACTTGGAAACAAAGGCTCCAAATATGCATAGGAGCAGCACGTGGTTTGCACCACCTCCACACATGTACAAAGCATCCTATTATCCACCGTGACGTTAAAACAACAAATATTCTACTGGACGAGAAATGGGTATCCAAGGTGTCAGATTTCGGATTGTCCAAAATGGGTTTGGATAACACTGCTGTTAGTACCCTAGTAAAAGGAACATGGGGGTATTTGGATCCAGATTATGCAAGACGCCAGCAATTGACTGAGAAATCTGATGTGTACTCATTTGGTGTAGTGATGTTTGAAGTGTTGTGTGCTCGGAAGGCACTAAATTCAAAACTCCCAGAAGAGCAGCGAAATTTGGCTAGTTGGGCTAAAAAATGCATTGATAGAGGGACCATAAGCAAGATCATTGATCCGTATCTGACGAACAAGATAGTGCCAGAGTGTTTAAAGGTATACGTGGAACTTGCAGAAAGTTGTATATGTGATCATGGAATCCAACGGCCCAAAATGAATGATGTGATGGAAAAGCTAGAGTTTGCATTAGAGCTCCAAGAGCAAGCAGAAGCAACCAAAGATACTGATTCAGAAGTGGTATCATTCTGTGTTGCCACTGCCAATGGAGCTCCTTGGTACAACAATTTTTACCATGGACAGGTGTTGGAGTCAAATAGTGGAACTGAGTTAAGTACGATCAGTACTGGATTAAGTTACCCTAATCTTACTATTAGTTTCACAAGTGAAGATGTCTCCTCGGGCACTAAAAATAGTAGTTCTTAA